From the Verrucomicrobiota bacterium genome, the window TGGAAACCGATGCGGAATGCGTGCTGGCCGGGTGGTGGAACTTGCTCACCGTCGATAAGACCTTCTTGCCGCGCTGGCGCCAGAGCAAATTCCCCGGCGGTTGCTCGCACGCGTGCGAGTTGGAGACTTCGCTTTATTTGTATCTCGACAGCGGCAATGTTCGTCAGGATCAAATCAAGAGCGGCACCATCAGTTTCAACAACGAGGAGAATCCGTTCAATTGGGTCGATCTTTTCGCCGCCGGCCCGGCTACGTTGATTTCCTGGACTAGCAGCTATTCCGAGACCGGCGTGCTGGGCGATGCCGAGTTGGCTACAGCCAAAAAAGGCAAGGAAGCTTACGAAGAAGCCGTGAAGCAATTGGTCCGTTTCGTGACTTACTTCAAAGATCGGCCTGCGGATCCGCGCCGCGACCGGCATCGCAAACCACCCACGATGCCGCTGCCTTGGAATCAACGCCCCGTTTAGCAGACGCTGGGGGTTAGTTGTTCGGCACAGCGATTGCCCATTTCATTCACCGAAGAAGCAG encodes:
- a CDS encoding creatininase family protein; this translates as MTSRAAQEFRYEKLTWPEINDAVDLGKVCIVPCGAVEQHGPHLPLDVDIICPTEIARGAGREIPEKMLVLPTVCYGYTGHVMDFPGTINNDFEHFIHHVLDITKSLAYHGFKKILLLNGHGSNMPNLDLVARRTNLETDAECVLAGWWNLLTVDKTFLPRWRQSKFPGGCSHACELETSLYLYLDSGNVRQDQIKSGTISFNNEENPFNWVDLFAAGPATLISWTSSYSETGVLGDAELATAKKGKEAYEEAVKQLVRFVTYFKDRPADPRRDRHRKPPTMPLPWNQRPV